The following are encoded in a window of Brevibacillus ruminantium genomic DNA:
- a CDS encoding DUF2507 domain-containing protein encodes MKQEQLEALLSVPVISDIERIHMPYLGYHLFRERLTQTMLGESEQAILHWLGKDIGRKIPIQSATGMVMPFIRLGLGQLDVLEEGARQYRYRLTHSIFRYMSTERKLRSLALECGILAGAFENWLGKEAEVRMEVEEKGSVLITLTP; translated from the coding sequence ATGAAACAAGAACAACTGGAAGCCCTGCTTTCCGTTCCCGTGATATCTGATATCGAGCGGATTCACATGCCCTATCTGGGCTATCATCTCTTCCGCGAACGCCTGACGCAAACCATGCTGGGCGAAAGTGAGCAGGCCATCCTGCACTGGCTGGGGAAGGACATCGGGCGGAAAATACCGATTCAATCGGCAACCGGTATGGTGATGCCCTTTATCAGGCTGGGATTGGGCCAGCTGGATGTCTTGGAAGAGGGAGCCCGGCAGTATCGCTACCGCTTGACCCACTCGATTTTTCGTTATATGTCGACGGAGCGAAAACTGAGATCGCTGGCGCTCGAATGCGGGATACTTGCGGGCGCTTTTGAAAACTGGCTGGGCAAAGAGGCGGAGGTGCGGATGGAAGTAGAGGAAAAGGGGAGTGTCCTGATCACATTGACCCCCTGA
- a CDS encoding DUF2164 domain-containing protein, which translates to MKKFPREQREYVISQIQQYFQEERGEELGHLASEQILDFFLKTIGPIVYNQAVDDCRVLVMDRVNALEDELYTLEQPLTTERGR; encoded by the coding sequence ATGAAAAAATTTCCACGCGAACAACGTGAGTACGTCATCAGTCAAATCCAGCAATATTTTCAGGAGGAGCGGGGCGAAGAATTGGGACATTTGGCCTCGGAGCAAATACTCGATTTCTTTTTAAAGACAATCGGTCCCATCGTGTACAATCAGGCGGTGGATGATTGCCGCGTGCTTGTCATGGATCGTGTAAACGCCCTGGAGGATGAGCTTTATACGCTGGAACAGCCGCTCACGACCGAAAGAGGACGATAA
- a CDS encoding succinate dehydrogenase cytochrome b558 subunit, giving the protein MAKGHSFLSHKLHSLLGLFPVGLFLLFHLTANYQATRGPEAFNEVVGLIENVPFLLVLEFVFIYIPILFHAVYGIYIAFQAKHNVGNFGYFRNQMFLWQRLTGIITLIFIAWHVFETRIPKAMGAEVNYDMMANILSSPVMVIFYAIGILSTVFHFSNGIWSFLVHWGITVGPRSQRIATYVTMGIFVIVSFIGLSAMAAFIQ; this is encoded by the coding sequence ATGGCGAAAGGCCATAGCTTTTTGAGTCACAAGCTGCATTCTTTACTCGGTTTGTTCCCAGTCGGGCTGTTTCTACTGTTTCACCTAACAGCAAACTATCAGGCAACCCGAGGCCCGGAAGCGTTCAATGAAGTCGTAGGCTTGATTGAAAATGTTCCGTTTTTGCTCGTCTTGGAATTTGTCTTCATCTACATTCCCATCCTGTTTCACGCTGTGTACGGGATCTACATCGCTTTTCAAGCAAAGCACAATGTAGGAAACTTCGGTTACTTCCGGAATCAGATGTTCCTGTGGCAGCGACTGACAGGTATTATCACACTTATTTTTATCGCTTGGCACGTATTTGAAACTCGCATTCCCAAGGCGATGGGTGCCGAAGTCAACTATGACATGATGGCTAACATCCTGAGCAGCCCGGTGATGGTCATATTTTATGCAATCGGGATTCTCAGCACCGTTTTCCACTTTTCCAACGGAATCTGGTCATTCCTCGTTCACTGGGGAATTACGGTTGGCCCGCGTTCCCAGCGCATTGCCACTTACGTAACGATGGGGATTTTTGTAATCGTTTCGTTTATTGGCCTGAGTGCGATGGCAGCGTTCATTCAATAG
- the sdhB gene encoding succinate dehydrogenase iron-sulfur subunit yields MAEKLIHLKITRQDSPDSAPYVEEFKIPYRPNMNVIGALMEIQRNPVNAQGQKTTPVNWESNCLEEVCGACSMVINGKPRQACSALIDKLEQPIRLEPMSTFPVQRDLSIDRSRMFDALKRVKAWVPIDGTHDLGPGPRMPEVERQWAYELSKCMTCGVCLEACPNVNQKSDFIGPFAISQVRLFNQHPTGAMNKHERLEALMEDGGIGDCGNSQNCVQACPKGIPLTTSIAHMNKETTKYAVKRFFFS; encoded by the coding sequence ATGGCCGAAAAGCTCATTCATCTGAAAATCACTCGTCAAGACAGCCCTGACAGCGCTCCGTACGTAGAAGAGTTCAAAATTCCGTACCGCCCGAACATGAACGTGATCGGTGCGTTGATGGAGATTCAGCGCAACCCTGTAAACGCTCAAGGACAAAAGACAACGCCGGTAAACTGGGAGTCCAATTGTCTGGAGGAAGTGTGCGGCGCTTGTTCCATGGTGATTAACGGCAAGCCTCGCCAAGCGTGCTCCGCTCTGATCGACAAGCTGGAGCAGCCGATTCGCCTGGAGCCGATGAGCACTTTCCCGGTTCAGCGTGACCTTTCTATTGACCGCAGCCGCATGTTTGATGCCCTGAAACGCGTCAAAGCATGGGTTCCGATCGACGGTACGCATGATCTGGGACCAGGTCCGCGTATGCCGGAAGTCGAGCGCCAATGGGCGTATGAACTGTCCAAGTGCATGACTTGCGGTGTTTGTCTGGAAGCCTGCCCGAACGTCAACCAAAAATCGGACTTTATCGGTCCGTTTGCAATCTCGCAGGTTCGTCTGTTCAACCAGCATCCGACAGGTGCGATGAACAAGCACGAGCGTCTGGAAGCGCTGATGGAGGACGGCGGTATCGGTGATTGCGGCAACTCGCAAAACTGCGTACAGGCTTGTCCAAAAGGCATTCCGCTGACAACGTCCATCGCCCATATGAACAAAGAAACAACCAAATACGCCGTGAAGCGTTTCTTCTTCTCGTAA
- the sdhA gene encoding succinate dehydrogenase flavoprotein subunit, whose amino-acid sequence MAKGKLIIVGGGLAGLMATIKAAEKGVPVELFSLVPVKRSHSVCAQGGINGAVNTKGEGDSTWEHFDDTVYGGDFLANQPPVKAMCDAAPGIIYMLDRMGVMFNRTPEGLLDFRRFGGTKHHRTAFAGATTGQQLLYALDEQVRRFEAEGLVTKYEYWDFLGAVLDDKGTCKGITAQNMRTSEIKSFRADAVIMATGGPGIIFGKSTNSIINTGTAASAAYQQGVVYANGEMIQIHPTAIPGDDKLRLMSESARGEGGRVWTYKDGKPWYFLEEKYPAYGNLVPRDIATREIFHVCVDMKLGINGENMVYLDLSHKDPKELDVKLGGIIEIYEKFVGDDPRKVPMKIFPAVHYSMGGMWVDYNQMTNIPGLFAAGECDYSQHGANRLGANSLLSAIFGGMVAGPKAIEYINGLDESADDLSSTLFDGYTTQHQEKYDNILKMDGTENAYILHKELGEWMTDNVTVVRYNDRLQKTDEKIQELMERYKNININDTSKWSNSGASFTRHLWNMLVLSRVITLGALKRDESRGAHYKPEFPERDDENFMKTTMAKYNPDTTAPEIYYEDIDVSLIAPRKRDYTSDKKKK is encoded by the coding sequence ATGGCAAAAGGTAAACTGATCATTGTCGGTGGTGGCTTGGCCGGCTTGATGGCTACCATTAAAGCAGCAGAAAAAGGCGTTCCCGTCGAGCTGTTCTCCCTGGTTCCGGTGAAGCGATCCCACTCCGTTTGTGCACAGGGTGGAATCAATGGTGCCGTTAATACCAAAGGGGAAGGCGACTCCACTTGGGAGCACTTTGACGATACAGTATACGGCGGAGACTTTTTGGCAAACCAACCGCCAGTAAAAGCAATGTGTGACGCAGCGCCGGGCATTATTTACATGCTGGACCGCATGGGCGTCATGTTTAACCGTACACCGGAGGGACTCTTGGACTTCCGCCGTTTCGGGGGAACCAAGCACCACCGTACCGCTTTCGCCGGTGCAACCACAGGACAACAGCTTCTCTATGCGCTGGACGAGCAAGTCCGCCGCTTTGAGGCAGAAGGTCTTGTAACCAAATATGAATACTGGGATTTCCTGGGTGCCGTTCTTGATGACAAAGGGACCTGTAAAGGGATTACCGCGCAAAATATGCGTACGTCCGAGATCAAATCCTTCCGTGCTGATGCCGTAATCATGGCGACAGGCGGTCCTGGTATCATCTTCGGTAAATCGACCAACTCGATCATCAACACCGGTACCGCTGCTTCTGCTGCTTACCAGCAGGGTGTGGTCTACGCAAACGGTGAAATGATCCAGATTCACCCGACGGCAATCCCTGGTGATGACAAGCTGCGTCTGATGTCCGAATCTGCCCGCGGTGAGGGTGGACGCGTCTGGACATACAAAGACGGGAAACCATGGTACTTCCTCGAAGAAAAATATCCGGCATACGGAAACCTGGTTCCGCGTGACATCGCGACTCGTGAAATCTTCCACGTGTGCGTAGACATGAAGCTGGGTATCAATGGCGAGAACATGGTTTATCTTGACCTGTCCCATAAAGATCCAAAAGAGCTGGATGTAAAACTGGGCGGTATCATCGAGATTTACGAGAAGTTCGTCGGCGATGACCCGCGCAAAGTACCGATGAAAATCTTCCCGGCTGTTCACTATTCCATGGGCGGCATGTGGGTAGACTATAACCAAATGACCAACATCCCTGGCCTGTTCGCTGCCGGTGAGTGCGATTACTCCCAGCACGGTGCAAACCGCCTTGGTGCCAACTCCCTCCTGTCCGCGATTTTCGGCGGTATGGTAGCTGGACCGAAAGCGATTGAGTACATTAACGGTCTGGATGAATCGGCAGATGACCTGTCTTCTACACTGTTCGATGGCTATACCACGCAGCATCAAGAAAAATACGACAACATCCTGAAAATGGATGGCACAGAAAACGCATACATCCTCCACAAGGAACTGGGCGAGTGGATGACGGATAACGTAACCGTTGTTCGTTACAATGACCGTCTGCAAAAAACAGACGAGAAGATCCAGGAACTGATGGAGCGTTACAAAAACATCAACATCAACGATACGAGCAAATGGAGCAATTCTGGAGCTTCCTTTACGCGTCATCTGTGGAACATGCTGGTGCTCTCCCGCGTGATTACGCTTGGCGCTTTGAAGCGTGACGAGAGCCGCGGCGCGCACTACAAGCCTGAATTCCCAGAGCGCGATGACGAGAACTTCATGAAGACTACGATGGCGAAATACAATCCAGACACGACTGCACCGGAAATTTACTACGAAGATATCGATGTTTCTCTGATAGCTCCGCGTAAACGTGACTATACGTCTGACAAGAAGAAGAAGTAA
- the uvrC gene encoding excinuclease ABC subunit UvrC codes for MHSSLKDKLAVLPEKPGCYLMKNKEGEIIYVGKAKVLKNRVRSYFTGSHDGKTQLLVSEIADFEYIVVSSAIEALILECNLIKKHNPRYNVRLMDDKTYPYIKITNEKQPRLEITRKVLKDKARYFGPYPNSGAASEVKKLLDRLYPLRKCKTMPKQVCLYYHLGQCLAPCVYEVEAEENQRIVEEIARFLDGGHEEMKKQLTEKMQLAAENMEFERAKEYRDQIRSIEAVMEKQKITLTDTVDRDIIGYSVEKGWMCVQVFYMRQGKMIERDTTSFPYYGGEKEDFMSYVSQFYYDKQSVLPREILLPEESDPELLAEWLGIKVHAPKRGKKRELVQMANENARIALEEKFALMSKDDARTIQAVHNLGHILGIGTPHRIEAFDNSNIQGTEPVSAMVVFTDGRPDKKEYRKFKIKSVEGPDDYGSMREVVRRRYTRLLKEDQPLPDLIVIDGGKGQISAAMDVLENELGLYIPVCGLAKDDKHKTAQLLYGNPPEPVELRRDSYEFYLLQRVQDEVHRFAITFHRQSRTKTLLSSQLDEIPGIGEKRRKLLFQHFGSLKKMKEATVEDFRQVGIGDKLAREILAHLRGLDT; via the coding sequence TTGCACAGCTCCTTGAAAGACAAGCTAGCCGTCCTGCCGGAAAAACCGGGCTGCTACCTGATGAAAAACAAAGAGGGCGAAATTATTTACGTGGGCAAGGCCAAAGTGCTGAAGAACCGTGTTCGCTCCTATTTTACAGGCAGTCATGACGGGAAAACGCAGCTTTTGGTCAGTGAAATTGCCGACTTTGAATATATTGTCGTTTCTTCGGCGATCGAAGCGCTGATTCTGGAGTGCAATCTGATCAAAAAGCACAACCCGCGCTACAACGTCCGGCTGATGGACGACAAGACCTATCCCTACATTAAAATTACCAACGAAAAGCAGCCGCGTCTGGAGATCACGCGAAAGGTGCTGAAGGACAAAGCCCGTTACTTTGGTCCCTATCCCAACTCAGGTGCAGCCTCCGAGGTAAAAAAACTGCTCGATAGGCTCTATCCGCTGCGCAAATGCAAAACCATGCCCAAACAGGTTTGCCTGTACTACCATTTGGGACAGTGCCTGGCTCCCTGTGTCTACGAGGTAGAGGCGGAAGAGAACCAGCGGATCGTGGAAGAGATCGCCCGTTTTCTCGACGGCGGACACGAAGAGATGAAAAAGCAGCTGACAGAAAAGATGCAGCTCGCAGCCGAAAACATGGAGTTTGAGCGGGCCAAGGAATACCGTGATCAGATTCGCAGTATCGAGGCGGTCATGGAAAAGCAAAAGATCACTTTGACCGATACAGTGGATCGGGATATCATCGGCTACTCGGTGGAAAAAGGCTGGATGTGCGTACAGGTCTTTTACATGAGACAGGGCAAAATGATCGAACGTGATACGACCTCCTTCCCCTATTACGGCGGCGAGAAAGAGGATTTCATGTCCTATGTCAGCCAGTTCTACTACGATAAGCAAAGTGTGCTACCGCGGGAAATTCTTCTGCCGGAGGAAAGCGATCCGGAGCTGTTGGCCGAATGGCTCGGCATCAAGGTGCATGCGCCCAAACGGGGCAAGAAGCGCGAACTGGTGCAAATGGCCAATGAAAATGCGCGGATTGCCCTAGAGGAGAAATTTGCGCTCATGTCCAAGGACGATGCCCGGACAATCCAGGCTGTTCACAATCTGGGCCATATTCTCGGCATTGGCACCCCGCACCGGATCGAAGCGTTTGACAACTCCAACATCCAGGGAACAGAGCCAGTTTCGGCGATGGTTGTCTTTACGGATGGTCGGCCGGACAAAAAAGAGTATCGGAAATTCAAGATCAAGAGCGTCGAGGGGCCGGATGATTACGGATCGATGCGCGAAGTCGTGCGCCGCCGGTACACCCGCCTGTTGAAAGAAGACCAGCCACTCCCCGACCTGATTGTCATCGACGGCGGAAAAGGGCAGATCAGTGCGGCCATGGACGTGCTGGAAAATGAGCTGGGGCTCTATATCCCGGTATGCGGTCTGGCGAAAGATGACAAGCACAAGACGGCCCAGCTTCTTTATGGAAATCCTCCTGAGCCGGTTGAGCTTAGGCGGGACAGCTACGAATTTTACCTGCTCCAGCGCGTGCAGGATGAGGTGCACCGCTTTGCCATCACCTTTCACCGGCAATCCCGCACCAAGACACTCCTCTCTTCCCAACTGGACGAGATTCCCGGCATCGGAGAGAAACGGCGCAAGCTTCTGTTCCAGCATTTTGGCTCTCTGAAAAAAATGAAGGAGGCCACTGTGGAGGATTTCCGTCAGGTGGGGATTGGAGACAAGCTGGCCCGGGAGATACTTGCTCACCTCAGGGGTCTGGATACGTAG
- a CDS encoding aspartate kinase — protein MGLVVQKYGGTSVGTVERIFKVADRIVEYKEAGHDMVIVVSAMGKSTDVLVDMAKQISPYPSEREMDMLLATGEQVSISLLAMALHQRGYDAISLTGWQAGVVTESIHGRARIKEVQAERIQKELARGRVVIVAGFQGISDEGEVTTLGRGGSDTSAVALAAGLQADWCEICTDVAGVYTADPRVVPAAQKLDSISYDEMLELANLGAGVLHPRSVEAAKKYKVRLVVRSSFSTEEGTYVEEVANMETGRVVSGVAHDEDVAKVTVVGMPARVGTLSRLFNTLADNQVNVDIIIQSSYDADVTNISFTVAGSDLQKALNTLAANQTELGFDKVDYEEGLTKVSIVGAGMVNNPGVAAEMFRVLAEQEITIKMVSTSDIKVSCVVPAALADLAVRSLHTAYGLDTSTLAVVHKA, from the coding sequence ATGGGGTTGGTCGTGCAAAAATACGGAGGCACCTCCGTTGGAACTGTTGAGCGTATTTTTAAAGTGGCAGATCGGATTGTTGAATATAAAGAAGCGGGTCATGATATGGTGATCGTCGTCTCCGCGATGGGCAAATCGACAGATGTTCTGGTAGACATGGCGAAACAGATATCTCCGTATCCATCAGAGCGCGAGATGGATATGCTGCTGGCAACCGGAGAACAGGTGTCAATTTCCCTCCTGGCGATGGCGCTGCATCAGCGCGGGTATGACGCCATTTCTCTGACGGGCTGGCAGGCAGGAGTTGTGACAGAATCGATCCATGGCCGGGCGCGGATCAAAGAGGTTCAGGCGGAGCGCATCCAGAAAGAACTGGCGAGGGGCCGGGTTGTGATCGTAGCCGGGTTCCAAGGGATCAGTGACGAAGGGGAAGTGACAACACTGGGACGCGGTGGCTCGGACACCTCAGCCGTTGCACTGGCCGCGGGACTGCAAGCAGATTGGTGCGAAATCTGCACCGATGTGGCTGGGGTCTATACGGCTGACCCGCGCGTCGTTCCGGCGGCGCAAAAGCTGGACAGCATCTCATATGATGAAATGCTTGAACTGGCTAATCTGGGGGCGGGTGTCCTGCATCCCCGCTCCGTGGAAGCAGCCAAAAAATATAAAGTGCGGCTTGTCGTCCGCTCCAGCTTTTCGACAGAAGAAGGTACGTACGTAGAGGAGGTAGCCAACATGGAAACAGGAAGAGTAGTTAGCGGGGTTGCCCATGATGAAGATGTGGCAAAAGTGACGGTTGTAGGCATGCCGGCACGCGTAGGAACCTTGTCACGCCTCTTCAATACGCTGGCAGACAATCAGGTAAACGTGGATATTATTATCCAAAGCTCCTATGACGCTGACGTGACGAACATCTCGTTCACCGTCGCCGGAAGCGACCTGCAAAAAGCTTTGAACACTTTGGCGGCCAATCAGACTGAGCTTGGCTTTGACAAAGTGGACTACGAGGAAGGACTGACCAAGGTATCTATCGTGGGAGCGGGCATGGTGAACAACCCAGGGGTTGCCGCCGAGATGTTCCGCGTGCTGGCCGAACAGGAGATCACGATCAAAATGGTCTCGACATCAGATATTAAGGTGTCGTGCGTCGTTCCTGCCGCGCTGGCTGATCTGGCAGTACGCAGCCTGCATACCGCGTACGGACTGGATACGAGCACTTTGGCTGTTGTTCATAAAGCCTGA